A genomic segment from Trichoplusia ni isolate ovarian cell line Hi5 unplaced genomic scaffold, tn1 tig00002164, whole genome shotgun sequence encodes:
- the LOC113507460 gene encoding sorting and assembly machinery component 50 homolog A-like: protein MGTVHARVAHKYCFNEDEGGLFDFDDNPDLDDEEPPPAVNTNISLNSVKARVDRVHVDGLYRTKDDVIRNTVGDLFKATDFEDVIVRAHKARQELDSLGCFGHVCVFIDVSSGPDATPDGLEVTFQVRELSRVAGGVNAAVTDDEGSIVLGVKLPNVFGRGERAAAAYSLGLRNTSNFNLSCTKPMPLKPYTPVLSASLYQQNREYPWSGYRLLDRGLLLDVAFKTSPTTKHTIQWEGLVREMTVLNKTSFKIRESSGPHLKSMVRHVISMDHRDEAVFPTRGTWVQVSTEVAGLGGGVANVKTELHAQANHRLHDDVVLQATGALGVLHDVFGTELPDHFFLGGPTSVRGFQQRGVGPHNDGQALGGRVYWASGVHLYAPLPVPGARSGLGALFRSHLFLNAGALALPGQTPTLRIRRGTYSHAHTLLTHTYT from the exons ATGGGCACAGTTCATGCAAGG gTAGCGCACAAGTATTGCTTCAACGAGGACGAGGGGGGGCTGTTCGACTTCGACGACAACCCGGACCTGGACGACGAGGAGCCGCCGCCCGCTGTCAACACCAACATATCGCTCAATTCCGTAAAg GCGCGGGTGGATCGGGTGCATGTTGACGGCCTGTACCGCACCAAGGATGACGTCATCCGGAACACTGTCGGCGACCTATTCAAGGCCACAGACTTCGAGGACGTCATCGTGAGAGCACACAAG GCGCGGCAGGAGCTCGACTCTCTCGGCTGCTTCGGACATGTGTGCGTGTTCATAGACGTGTCGTCCGGACCAGACGCGACGCCCGATGGACTTGAG gTGACGTTCCAGGTCCGCGAGTTGTCGCGCGTGGCGGGCGGCGTGAACGCGGCCGTCACCGACGACGAGGGCAGCATTGTGCTAG GCGTGAAGTTGCCGAACGTGTTCGGTCGCGGCGAGCGCGCCGCAGCCGCCTACAGCCTCGGACTCCGGAACACTTCCAACTTCAACCTCTCCTGCACCAAGCCGATGCCGCTCAAACCATACACTCCCGT GCTGTCGGCGTCCCTGTACCAGCAGAACCGCGAGTACCCGTGGTCCGGCTACCGGCTGCTGGACCGCGGCTTGCTGCTCGACGTCGCCTTCAAGACGTCGCCCACG ACGAAGCACACAATCCAGTGGGAGGGGCTGGTGCGCGAGATGACCGTGCTCAACAAGACCAGCTTCAAGATCAGAGAGAGTAGCG GGCCGCACCTGAAGTCGATGGTCCGGCACGTGATCAGCATGGACCACCGCGACGAGGCAGTGTTCCCGACGCGCGGCACGTGGGTGCAGGTCAGCACCGAGGTGGCCGGGCTCGGCGGCGGCGTCGCCAACGTCAAGACCGAGCTGCACGCGCAGGccaaccacaggctgcacgatGATGTT GTCCTGCAGGCGACGGGCGCGCTGGGCGTGCTGCACGACGTGTTCGGCACGGAGCTGCCGGACCACTTCTTCCTCGGCGGGCCCACCTCCGTGCGCGGCTTCCAGCAGCGCGGCGTCGGCCCGCACAACGACGGACAGGCGCTCGGCGGACGG GTGTACTGGGCGTCGGGCGTGCACCTGTACGCGCCGCTGCCGGTGCCGGGCGCGCGCTCGGGGCTGGGCGCGCTGTTCCGCTCGCACCTGTTCCTCAACGCGGGCGCGCTCGCACTGCCAGGTCAGACACCCACACTCCGCATACGGCGAGGTACATACTCACATGCACACACACTactaacacacacatacacataa